The following proteins come from a genomic window of Nostoc sp. ATCC 53789:
- a CDS encoding endo-1,4-beta-xylanase — MPYRRKFLKRAGYTTLSALLTMGFLQKDRQKEDGTTNAATANYLSASANVNSPLRQLAAAKGKRYGAAVSSEFLLQEKGYADLIARECSIVTPNGELKWNATEPQPGKFTFESADAIAGFCQKHNIQLHGHTLFWHMGKPDWLPYPPTLKMLERHVKGVMGHYRNSPVLKSWDIANEIIADSENETDNPTYGLRKGVKRELIRDLFLIAASVDSSKKFYLNDFGIEGATWKSDRFLKMVEYLKNSGVKIDGAGIQSHLWFSTAYGFDQKGFNSVLKRLNNLQVKPIITELDIIIDAPLPDSIKKLDQMVADSYKRYLDLCFAGGVDTVITWGITDRHTWIRHPDWMPGKTFRNNPSIWKFLRPLPFDENLQPKLARNAIAQAFQQAT; from the coding sequence ATGCCTTATCGCAGAAAATTTTTAAAAAGAGCAGGATACACAACCCTTTCTGCCTTATTGACTATGGGGTTTTTACAAAAGGATAGGCAGAAGGAAGATGGTACCACAAATGCTGCTACGGCAAATTATCTAAGTGCAAGCGCAAATGTCAATTCTCCCCTCCGACAATTAGCAGCAGCCAAAGGAAAGCGTTATGGCGCAGCAGTTTCTAGTGAATTTTTGCTACAAGAGAAGGGTTACGCTGACCTAATTGCTCGTGAATGTTCGATAGTGACACCAAATGGTGAATTAAAATGGAACGCCACTGAACCACAGCCAGGAAAATTTACTTTTGAGTCAGCAGATGCGATCGCTGGTTTCTGCCAAAAGCATAATATACAATTGCATGGGCATACCCTTTTCTGGCACATGGGAAAACCAGACTGGCTACCTTATCCTCCCACTCTTAAAATGCTCGAACGCCATGTTAAAGGAGTTATGGGGCATTATCGCAATAGCCCTGTTTTAAAGTCTTGGGATATTGCCAATGAAATTATCGCTGATAGTGAAAATGAAACTGATAATCCTACCTACGGTTTGCGTAAAGGGGTAAAACGAGAATTAATTCGAGATTTGTTTTTAATTGCGGCTTCAGTTGATAGTAGCAAGAAATTTTACCTCAACGATTTCGGCATCGAAGGCGCTACATGGAAATCAGATCGTTTCTTAAAAATGGTCGAATACCTGAAGAATAGTGGCGTTAAAATTGATGGTGCAGGTATCCAATCACATCTATGGTTTTCTACTGCTTATGGTTTTGACCAAAAAGGATTTAATTCTGTCTTAAAACGGCTTAATAATCTTCAAGTTAAACCAATAATCACAGAATTAGATATTATCATTGATGCCCCACTGCCTGATAGTATCAAAAAGCTAGACCAGATGGTAGCCGACAGTTACAAGCGATATCTTGACCTCTGCTTTGCGGGTGGAGTTGATACTGTAATTACATGGGGAATTACCGACCGTCATACCTGGATACGTCATCCCGACTGGATGCCAGGAAAAACCTTTAGAAACAATCCAAGTATCTGGAAATTCCTGCGTCCACTTCCCTTCGATGAAAACCTGCAACCTAAACTTGCTCGCAACGCTATTGCCCAGGCTTTTCAGCAAGCAACTTAA
- a CDS encoding WecB/TagA/CpsF family glycosyltransferase: MKNRFSYKLLGVKVDALSIPELNLLIEESIEKSEKWIIANHNLHSLYLFHNDPKMQAFYAKAEYIHIDGMPLLFIGKLLGFPMKREQRVTYADWVWPLMAEAANKDWRVFYLGSKPGVAEQGASILREKFPGLQIACAHGYIDMDKDSEENLATLAAINAYKPHVLMVGMGMPRQEHWISENLEYIYANTILTSGACMDYVAGVVPTPPRWMGRVGLEWLYRLLSEPKRLWRRYLLEPWFVATLFLREIWSMPSQQKKNRMLLFLTTRFHKFVA, encoded by the coding sequence ATGAAAAATCGATTTTCTTATAAACTTCTTGGTGTTAAAGTTGATGCACTCTCTATCCCAGAGTTAAATTTATTAATTGAAGAATCTATTGAGAAAAGCGAGAAATGGATTATTGCTAATCACAACTTGCATAGTCTTTATCTCTTTCATAACGATCCAAAAATGCAAGCGTTTTATGCCAAGGCTGAATATATCCATATTGATGGTATGCCTCTATTGTTTATTGGAAAGTTGTTAGGTTTTCCAATGAAACGAGAACAAAGAGTAACCTATGCTGACTGGGTATGGCCTCTGATGGCAGAAGCCGCTAATAAAGACTGGCGTGTATTCTATTTAGGTTCAAAGCCAGGAGTGGCGGAACAAGGAGCAAGTATTTTGCGCGAGAAATTTCCTGGTTTACAGATTGCTTGCGCTCATGGTTATATTGATATGGATAAAGATAGTGAAGAAAATCTCGCTACTCTGGCTGCAATTAATGCTTACAAACCTCATGTATTAATGGTGGGGATGGGTATGCCACGCCAAGAGCATTGGATTTCGGAAAATCTGGAATATATTTATGCCAACACTATTTTGACTAGTGGAGCCTGTATGGACTATGTAGCAGGAGTAGTGCCTACTCCTCCTCGCTGGATGGGAAGAGTTGGCTTGGAATGGTTGTATCGCTTGTTATCTGAACCGAAAAGACTTTGGAGACGTTACTTGCTTGAGCCTTGGTTTGTAGCTACACTATTTTTACGAGAAATTTGGAGTATGCCAAGCCAACAAAAAAAAAATAGAATGCTGCTATTTCTCACTACAAGATTCCACAAGTTTGTAGCCTGA
- a CDS encoding glycosyltransferase encodes MGKRLLIVSTLDSSQPFGAFTRPFYLGQYLTRYFDVFQLGLDCSSVNYAPSISIGSRSLKSYIQTIEKCIDEFCPDIVYAQETLPGLAALISLRLRKRRKSSLILDFHTFSAYEYWMRLFSVANPFKEFVQCIKTYIAQGILIFSGSPIIAAGDSIPKLISQWYGKTPQQIYSIGNGVTEDLLNTELFLSQDPYQAFRPAKIVVLIAPKTFQFPSNDMSVSMTIQIAKHIENHQEKIHFVVIGRDSSDISEPIPSNISFLGFLPKREDFVKHVKYADIALLPFSKQAVAGGARNKALDYFASRKLVVSTPEGLRGLEEFRHLEHLLVTGYSTEEVANTVLDAASNFDKYQSIVDTAYTLITEKYSWNARAQNIAQIIMEVSCS; translated from the coding sequence ATGGGCAAACGTTTACTAATTGTCTCAACACTTGATTCTAGTCAACCATTTGGTGCATTTACTAGACCTTTTTATCTAGGACAATATCTAACTAGATATTTTGATGTTTTTCAGCTAGGATTAGATTGTTCATCTGTTAATTATGCACCTTCTATTTCTATTGGCTCAAGAAGCCTAAAGTCATATATTCAAACTATAGAAAAATGTATCGATGAGTTTTGTCCAGATATCGTTTATGCTCAAGAAACTTTACCTGGATTAGCTGCTTTGATTTCGTTGAGGCTTAGAAAACGCAGAAAATCCTCTCTTATCTTAGATTTTCATACATTTTCGGCGTATGAATATTGGATGCGCTTGTTTTCGGTTGCCAATCCTTTCAAGGAGTTTGTACAATGCATTAAGACATATATTGCTCAGGGAATTCTGATATTTTCTGGTAGTCCAATTATTGCAGCAGGCGACTCAATTCCTAAACTAATTTCCCAGTGGTATGGTAAAACTCCACAGCAGATTTATAGTATCGGGAATGGAGTTACTGAAGACTTACTAAATACTGAATTATTTTTGAGCCAAGACCCTTATCAAGCATTTAGACCAGCAAAAATAGTGGTTCTTATTGCTCCTAAAACATTTCAGTTTCCAAGTAATGATATGTCTGTGTCAATGACTATTCAGATTGCTAAACATATTGAAAATCATCAGGAGAAAATACATTTTGTTGTTATAGGTAGAGATAGCAGTGATATTTCAGAACCAATACCTTCTAATATTTCTTTTTTGGGATTTTTACCTAAAAGAGAGGATTTTGTTAAACATGTTAAATATGCAGATATTGCTTTGCTGCCATTCTCTAAGCAAGCAGTAGCAGGTGGCGCTCGTAATAAAGCGTTAGATTATTTCGCTAGTAGAAAATTAGTTGTATCAACACCAGAAGGATTGCGAGGTTTAGAAGAATTCCGGCACTTAGAACATCTTTTAGTAACAGGATACTCTACTGAAGAAGTCGCTAATACAGTGCTAGATGCAGCTTCAAATTTTGATAAATATCAATCAATTGTAGATACAGCATATACTTTAATTACAGAGAAATATTCTTGGAATGCAAGAGCGCAGAACATCGCGCAAATTATCATGGAAGTAAGTTGTTCTTAG